One window of the Balaenoptera ricei isolate mBalRic1 chromosome X, mBalRic1.hap2, whole genome shotgun sequence genome contains the following:
- the LOC132356852 gene encoding phosphorylated adapter RNA export protein-like isoform X2, which produces MAQEAGDMEDGQLSDSDSDMTVAPSDRPLQVPKALGGDCAVRPFQSTATVCAPVSHYRTLKSVDSSEESFSDSDDDSSLWKRKRQKCFNTPPKPEPFQFGQSSQKPPIAGGKKVNNIWGAVLQEQSQDAVATELGILGMEGTIDKSRQSETYNYLLAKKLKRESQEHTKELDKELDEYMHGGKKTGSKEEENGQGHLKRKRPVKDRLGDRLEMNYKGRYEITEDDSQEKVADEISFRLQEPKKDLIARVVRIIGNKKAIELLMETAEVEQNGGLFIMNGSRRRTPGGVFLNLLKNTPSISEEQIKDIFYIENQKEYENKKAARKRRTQVLGKKMKQAIKSLNFQEDDDTSRETFASDTNEALASLDESQEGHGESKLDAEEAIEVDHSHDLDIF; this is translated from the coding sequence ATGGCGCAGGAGGCAGGCGACATGGAAGATGGGCAGCTTTCTGACTCGGATTCCGACATGACGGTGGCACCCAGCGACAGGCCGCTGCAGGTGCCGAAAGCACTAGGTGGGGACTGTGCAGTGAGGCCCTTCCAGAGTACTGCAACAGTGtgtgctccagtatcacattatCGGACTCTTAAAAGTGTGGATTCAAGTGAGGAGAGTTTTTCAGATTCAGATGATGATAGCTCTCTCTGGAAACGCAAAcgacaaaaatgttttaacactCCTCCCAAACCAGAGCCTTTTCAGTTTGGCCAGAGCAGCCAGAAACCGCCTATTGCTGGAGGGAAGAAGGTTAACAACATATGGGGTGCTGTGCTGCAGGAACAGAGTCAAGATGCAGTGGCCACTGAACTTGGTATCTTGGGAATGGAGGGCACTATTGACAAAAGCAGGCAATCCGAGACGTACAATTATTTGCTTGCTAAGAAACTTAAGAGGGAATCCCAAGAGCATACAAAAGAATTAGACAAAGAGCTAGATGAATATATGCATGGTGGCAAAAAAACGGGATCAAAGGAGGAGGAAAACGGGCAAGGTCATCTCAAAAGGAAACGACCTGTCAAAGACAGACTAGGAGACAGACTAGAAATGAACTATAAAGGCCGATATGAGATCACAGAGGACGATTCTCAAGAGAAAGTGGCTGATGAAATTTCTTTCAGGTTGCAGGAACCAAAGAAAGATTTGATAGCCCGAGTAGTGAGGATAATTGGGAACAAAAAGGCAATTGAACTTCTGATGGAAACTGCTGAAGTTGAACAAAATGGTGGCCTTTTTATAATGAATGGTAGTCGAAGAAGAACACCAGGTGGAGTTTTCCTGAATCTCCTGAAGAACACTCCTAGTATCAGTGAGGAACAAATTAAGGACATTTTTTACATTGAAAATcaaaaggaatatgaaaataaaaaagctgCTAGGAAGAGAAGAACACAAGTGCTGGGAAAAAAGATGAAACAAGCTATTAAAAGCCTAAATTTTCAAGAAGATGATGATACATCACGAGAGACGTTTGCAAGTGACACAAATGAGGCCCTGGCCTCTCTTGATGAATCACAGGAAGGACACGGAGAATCAAAGTTGGATGCGGAGGAAGCCATTGAGGTTGATCATTCTCATGATTTGGACATCTTTTAG
- the LOC132356852 gene encoding phosphorylated adapter RNA export protein-like isoform X1, with the protein MRLSQIIREDQPLKRLGPRRGKMAQEAGDMEDGQLSDSDSDMTVAPSDRPLQVPKALGGDCAVRPFQSTATVCAPVSHYRTLKSVDSSEESFSDSDDDSSLWKRKRQKCFNTPPKPEPFQFGQSSQKPPIAGGKKVNNIWGAVLQEQSQDAVATELGILGMEGTIDKSRQSETYNYLLAKKLKRESQEHTKELDKELDEYMHGGKKTGSKEEENGQGHLKRKRPVKDRLGDRLEMNYKGRYEITEDDSQEKVADEISFRLQEPKKDLIARVVRIIGNKKAIELLMETAEVEQNGGLFIMNGSRRRTPGGVFLNLLKNTPSISEEQIKDIFYIENQKEYENKKAARKRRTQVLGKKMKQAIKSLNFQEDDDTSRETFASDTNEALASLDESQEGHGESKLDAEEAIEVDHSHDLDIF; encoded by the coding sequence agattggGGCCGCGCCGCGGGAAGATGGCGCAGGAGGCAGGCGACATGGAAGATGGGCAGCTTTCTGACTCGGATTCCGACATGACGGTGGCACCCAGCGACAGGCCGCTGCAGGTGCCGAAAGCACTAGGTGGGGACTGTGCAGTGAGGCCCTTCCAGAGTACTGCAACAGTGtgtgctccagtatcacattatCGGACTCTTAAAAGTGTGGATTCAAGTGAGGAGAGTTTTTCAGATTCAGATGATGATAGCTCTCTCTGGAAACGCAAAcgacaaaaatgttttaacactCCTCCCAAACCAGAGCCTTTTCAGTTTGGCCAGAGCAGCCAGAAACCGCCTATTGCTGGAGGGAAGAAGGTTAACAACATATGGGGTGCTGTGCTGCAGGAACAGAGTCAAGATGCAGTGGCCACTGAACTTGGTATCTTGGGAATGGAGGGCACTATTGACAAAAGCAGGCAATCCGAGACGTACAATTATTTGCTTGCTAAGAAACTTAAGAGGGAATCCCAAGAGCATACAAAAGAATTAGACAAAGAGCTAGATGAATATATGCATGGTGGCAAAAAAACGGGATCAAAGGAGGAGGAAAACGGGCAAGGTCATCTCAAAAGGAAACGACCTGTCAAAGACAGACTAGGAGACAGACTAGAAATGAACTATAAAGGCCGATATGAGATCACAGAGGACGATTCTCAAGAGAAAGTGGCTGATGAAATTTCTTTCAGGTTGCAGGAACCAAAGAAAGATTTGATAGCCCGAGTAGTGAGGATAATTGGGAACAAAAAGGCAATTGAACTTCTGATGGAAACTGCTGAAGTTGAACAAAATGGTGGCCTTTTTATAATGAATGGTAGTCGAAGAAGAACACCAGGTGGAGTTTTCCTGAATCTCCTGAAGAACACTCCTAGTATCAGTGAGGAACAAATTAAGGACATTTTTTACATTGAAAATcaaaaggaatatgaaaataaaaaagctgCTAGGAAGAGAAGAACACAAGTGCTGGGAAAAAAGATGAAACAAGCTATTAAAAGCCTAAATTTTCAAGAAGATGATGATACATCACGAGAGACGTTTGCAAGTGACACAAATGAGGCCCTGGCCTCTCTTGATGAATCACAGGAAGGACACGGAGAATCAAAGTTGGATGCGGAGGAAGCCATTGAGGTTGATCATTCTCATGATTTGGACATCTTTTAG